CCGTCACAAGGGCCGACGCCCGTTCCAGTGTGCGTTGTCGTACGGCCCGGTCGAATCGTGCCGCCAGGCTGCCGGTCGGCATCAGGTGGCCATAGGCGACGTCCGGCCACGCATCCCGGAGATCGGCCACCCACGGCGTACCCGTACGCTTTTGCAGCCAGGCCCCGACCAGATGGGCCGACTGAGGCGGACCGGACGTGAATACGGCATCCACTGGCTCGGACGCCAGCAACCGGGCGGACTCCCGGCGGGCAAAGGGCACCCAGCCTACCCGCGCATCGGGCAGGAATACATTGGCCCGGACCCACCGGGCGAAACGCTCGCGTCTGTCCGGACGCTCCGCATCGCCCAGGAATCCGACCCCGACAGCATTGGCCTTGGTCGCGCCTTTCAGGTGGGCATACGCGGCATACGGATCCCATGAACGGGTCTGGATCACTTTCACTCCGGCCGGAACGTCGGCCAGGAGTTCCTCGTCCCGATCCGGCCAGGCAGCATGATCCGGGTGGACGGTCAATACCACAGGCTCCCAATCGAATTCCCGGAGGTACTTGACGAATTTCAGCGTGCGCTGGACACCGGATCCTCCCGACGGCGGCCAATAGTAGGTAATGAGCAGCACCCTGCGCCGGGGGGTCATGGCTTTCTGCGTCGGACGGCCACGAATCCGAGAACCAGCAGCAGACCATACGTCAACATCACGGACAATGCCGTAATCCATCGCCCGCGTGTGAACGAGGCCGGTTCGAATTGCATGGTCAGTTCGTGGCTCCCGGCCGGGACCTCTATGCCCCGAAGCAGTCCGTTGACCTGGACGATGGGCACCGGCTGGCCGTCCAGCCGGGCGGTCCACCCGTCCGGATAGTACACTTCACTGACGACCAGCAATCGCGGTCTATCCGTTGCCAGACCGAAGGACATTTCCTGTCCCTGAACCCACGAAGCCAGCGTCGCGGTGGCGGTGCCGGCGGGGCCATCCAACCGGGAAAGGTCCGTCGCTACGATTGCCTCCGTGCGCGGGTTGAAATCGGGGGACTGGAGCGTGGACCAGATGGCCTCGGGACGGGCCTCTGTACGCGTTGAATCCACGAACCAGGCGCGCTGCCCGGGCGATGGGGATTCAAAAACCGACATGCCGGTCGCGTCGTCCTGGAAGGCCAGCGACCACCCCGGAAGGCCACGCTCTGCCACCAGGTAGCGGACGTTCATCATGTCCAGGGCCCGGGCGTTGATGCCACGGCGTCCGGACGTGAACAGGACATGGTCCAGAAAGTCCTGGTAATTGCGGAGTTTGGCGCCGGTATACCCGCCCAGGGACTCATGGTGGAACGACGGACGCCCGTTCACACTCGGATCCTGACCGAATTCCAGGGACAGGACGCGGAAGTGTCCGTACCCGCCCTGGGCCTGGCGCTGTCCGTTGAGCCATTCGTCGAACGGATAGGTGGCCACCGCTGCCTCCACGTCCCGGCTGTTGGTCAGGACCTCTTCGTTGATGTACCGACGCCCGACACCCGTCAGATCAAACGTGGCCAGCAAAACGGCCGTCAGGGCGAATGCCCACGGCGGAATGGTCTTTCGCAGGACGAGGAAGAGGGCGATGGCGAAGAGGGCCAGGACGATCAGCGTCCGTCGGGCATCCGTAGAGAAGGCCTCCATCCGGGCCTCCTTCCGTTTCGCGATTTCCTGGTTGATGACTTGCGCCACCTGCGGCTCGCTGCCCGTGACCTGCGGATACTGCGATTGGATCTGGGAAAGGATGACACCCGATTCATTGGGTCGTTCGAACCGGAAGAATACATCGCTGAATACGGTCAGCACCAACACGAGAGCCAGGGCGCCGCCGGCCACACGGAGAGCGGGGTGACGCCATGGTTTGTCCCATTCGACACGCGACGACATGATGCCTGCCAGTCCCACGCCCCCGGCCATCGCCACAAAGAGGGCCACGACACTCAGCCAGGTTTCCGGGACGCGGAACGACGAGAACAGTGGAAACCACGCATACATCGGCCGGTTGAGCAGTGCCAGATTTTCGCCCAGCGCAAACAGCGTCATGATGAGGGCGGCAGTCAGGAAGGCCGTGACATCCCGCGTCCGGTGGAAAAGGAATGCCACGAAGGCCAGAACCAGGACAATGCTCCCGAAATAGTGTGGACCAGCCGTCCAAATCTTCGCGCCCCAATACGTGCCCCCGCCGCCGCCATAGGCATCGGCAATGAGCAGGGTGATCAACTCGCCCACCCCTTGGCTCCACTCCATCGCATAGTCCCAGCCCATTCCCCCCGGTGCTCCGCCCGAAGCCGTGCCGCGAATGGTATGGGCCGCAAATTCAGCATGGGCCAGATACGGCTCAGCAACCATGGCCAGTCCGAGCAACGACCCGAGGGCCAGCCACCCCGTCACGGCCAACGCCTTGCGCAAACCATCCGTCCGCAGGGTGCCGGCCATGCCGAAAGCCCACCACACCAGGGCGCCGATCACGCCGTAATAGGTGATCTGCACGTGACCGGCGCGGAGATTGACGGCCACGCTGACGGCAAACAACAGTGCGGCCAGAAGACCCGGACGCCGCATGACATGCACGAAAGCCAACAACATCCAGGGCAACCAGGCCAGGGCAATGAACTTGCTGTTATGCCCTGCCATAAGGATGACCGGGATGTACGTGGTGAACCCGTAGGCCACGGACGTGAGCAGTCCAGCCACAGACGTCCGCGTCAGGTACCAACCCAGCCAATACGCGCCGGCCAGAAGCAGGAACATATGGGAGGTCGGCCACAACCAGGATCGCAGCCAGCGCAGCAGGTCGTCCACCTGCGGTACGCTCAACTCCGGGGAGATCATGTATCCCGGCATGCCGGAGAACGCTCGTCCGGCCCACAGCGCGGCGTCTCCGGTCTCCTGCTCGTATTCGATCATGGACTGGGCCATTCCACGCCAGTTCACGGTATCGCCCGCAATCAGACTCTTGCCGCTGAAATGGATGGGCGCGAAAAACAGGAGGGCAACGACGAACAGGAACACCAGCGACGCGCCATGGCGACGCCAGGGCTTCTCCAGCAGGGATGGATGGGATGGGGTCATGGACGGGCCGGTTGCTGATCAGATCCCGTCAAACTACGGGACGGGTGCGCGCGGTTCCACACCTCCAGTTCGTGCTGCATGGCGGCCCGGACCCTTGAAGACAGGGCTTCCAGTTGCTTCCTTCCTGAATCATCCAGGAAAATGGGCTCTCCGACCACCACGTGGACCCTTCCGGGCCTGGCCGACCGGGTTTTTTCGTTGAATACCTGCCAGGCATTCAGGATGGTGACCGGAACAATGGGGACGCCAGCTTCGACCGCCAATTGGAAGGCACCCCGTTTGAACGCGGCCAGCTCCGGTCCATGGGATCGTGCGCCTTCGGGAAAAATGATCACGGACAGTCCATTACGGATCCGCTGCCCCGCAAGTCGCATGCTTTCGATGGATTTCTTGGGATGGGACCGATCGATGAAGACGGATGGGGATGCCCGGACCGCAGGCCCCAGGAACGGGGTCCGGGCCAGCTCAGCCTTGGCCACCCATCCGAAGGGGCATGGAATGGCCAGGCTCACCACAGGGATGTCGATGGCTACCTGGTGATTGCAAACAAAGACATAGGCCCGGTCCGGATCCAGGGCGGACCGAACCTCGGAATGGACGCGGATACCCATTCCGACAAACATGGAGCGACTCCAGAACCGGGACCAAAGACGAAACACGCCTTTGTTCTTGGACAAAGCCTGGTGCGTTATGGAGCCGACGGCCGACACGACCGTCATGAGTGACGCCCAGATGGCACACCAGAAAAAAAAGAGCCGTGAACCCATGGCCTCGATCGTGGACGGGTAATGTTCGGACGGGAAAGGTACGGACCCGGATTTGCCTTTCGGGAGTGCAAGCACGTCCGTACGTTGATTGCGTTCCATGATTCCATCGGTTGCCCGACCCATACCATGATTCGTCCATTGCTCCTTGTCGTCCTGCTGGCCGCGTGTATTCCGGGCGCCCATGCACAGTGGCGTGCCCAGTTGTATGCGGGTGTCGCCGGTTCATCGCTCCGGGGCAATATCGAAGCAGAGCGCTCGCCCATCCATCGGCTGTCCGGTGGAGCGGGCATGCAATACCAGTCGCCGACCGGCCTCGTCTTCGAGCCCACGGCTCGCTACACCATGAAGGGCGCTGTCCTGGACGGTACCATCGACGGCATTCCGGTCAACGCCGTCGAGGAAATCGCCTATCTCGAATTCCCGGCGCTGATTGGATACCGCTGGCGGGGCCGGGGAGGATTCCAGCCGAAAGTGCTGTTCGGACCGGTCTATGCCATCCGTTTGGATGCCAACATCACGGTCCGACCTGCCTCCGGAGGCACGGAACAAACCGAACCCGACACCACCATCCGGGGTGCGGACTGGGGACTTGCCCTGCTGGTGGCCGGTGAACAGACGCTGGGTGGAGAAACGCTGGTGGGAGGCATTTCCGGGACCGCCGGGTTGAAGAATGTCCGCACCGTCGATCCTCCTCTGCGCAACGTTTCCATCGGTTTGTTCGTGGGACTCGTGTTCTGAGGACTCCCGGACGGTTGCTCAACCCGTCGCCAGACCGGAGGCCCGCATGGCGCGGATGAGCGTCGTGAACAGGCGCAATCCGATTTTGCCGGCATCCCGGGACCCGAACTCGACCACGATGTCGCCGGAGAACCCGCGGGCCTTCAAGTCCGACAGGAATCCGATCCAGGACTTCTGGACGGTGTCCTGGTCAAACTCGGGGACAGGTACGGCCGCGAGACGCAGGAGACCGACGGTCGCTGGATCGCCGGTAACGGAGGGCTCGTGAAGCCCGGTCGTCACCGCGCGTGCAACCGGTTGTCCGGCGAGCTCTTTGAGCAGTGTGACGACCCGTTCGTCGTCATCGTCGGCAACGAGCACGGATTGCCCGGCCGCTGCCGCCCGTTCACACAATCGAAGATAGGGCTCAACCGGCAACGCATCTGTTCCGGACAGGGGCCCGAGAAGCGTTGCTCGTACGCCCAGCCTCCGGTTGAAGGCCACCATATCGGCATATTGTGTCATGTCATTGAGCCATGCCGACCGGTCCTCCAACCCGCACGTCAGCCATCCCGGATCGCACACGGAAATGGACAGCTCACCGGCCGAGACGCGGTGTCTGATGGGGGCTTCGTTCACCCATGGAACGCGCTCAAGGTGTTTCCCGACCGTCCGGAGTTCCACACCGTCGGCACCCCAGAGGCCCGCGTAATGCACCATGCGGTCGAGGTCGGAAGTAATGGGTTCCGGCTGCCAGATCAACAAGCTCATTTCGATTGGAGGATTGTACGGGTGGTTTCCTGTATCCAGATGGTTGCGGCCGGCAGCATCCGTGCCGTGCGGTCACGGGTCAACAAATCCTGCCGGGGAACCAAACCGTCGTCGTCCGCCGGACCGCGGATGCCGGATTTCCACCATCCGTCCGGTGCCGGAATTGTGGTGGCGCGCGAAAAGGATGCCGATGGGTCTACGCAAGCGTCCAACGATCCCAGCAGGATGATCTGCCGGATGGCGCTCCGGTCCCATGGCAGATGCTGTTCCATCCATTGCACACCCTGGCACGCTTCGGTTACACCGGATACGAAGGCGAACAGCACCGAGAATGGGATGGAGCGGTCCAGGTCCTGGGCTACCGCCAATGTCCGGGCAGTCTCGAGCAGGACCGCAGCATCGAGTCCGGAATCCGTACCGTCGGTCCATGTGCCTGCCCCCTGAATGCCGTTTCCGTCATATCGGGCCATCACCAGGACCAGGCTGTCCCGCTGGACCGGATGGGAGCCAGGCAAGAAACCAAGGACATGGATGCCCGACACCCGTTCCTCCGAAATCCGTACCTGTACGTGAATCGACCCTTCCCGGGATACCGTCCGCCCGAGGACGGTCCGAGCCGGCGGAAGCAGGCCCAATTTCAACGGGGCATGGATGTTGGTCACGGGACCCGGACGGAACCCGTCCGGATTGACCTGGATGCCCCGGGCCAGCACGTCCAGGGGCCGCTCGTCCGGGCCGAACGCTCCGGACCACGTCCCACTCCCGGATGCCTGGTCAACCAGGAACGCCGTGCCCGGAATGAGACGCAAGGTGTCCTCCAGAACCACATGCAGGCTGGCATGCTCCAAAATCGGTTTTTGCAACGGATAAAGCCAGCGATATTCATTCTCCAACGCAGGTTGGAGCAAGTCGGATCGAAGGACGCCCGACACGTAGGCGGACGCCCGGGCACCACCGAGCCGACCGGTTTCACGTCCTTCCAGATCGGAAGAATTCAACGTTTCGACGTGGCTCCGGACACCGGACAGGTCCACTGCTCGCGGATCCGACATTCCCGGGATCTCGGCCGACGTTCCACAACCGGCCACCATGAGGGCCAGGAAGACCGCAACCCGTCGCGAACATGTCTTCGAAAGCTGTATCATGACCGCATGGAAAAAAACGCCGTAGATAGCCAATCACTGGAAAGTACGCTACATGAATGGATGTCTGAGTGCAGATCGGAAGAACACATCCAACTGTGGCTTATTGCGTTGTGGACCGTGTACCTGGTTGTGACGGGAACGGTCGCCCCGGCACTTTGGACGGGACTGGCCATCGGGGTACCCGCGGCGCTGGCGCTCGCTTGGACGGCACTGGAATGGAGGCGTGCGGTCCATCAGCGTCAACAAATGCAATTTGAACAGGCGTTCGTTCAATCCATGACCTCCACCCGGGGCGTGGCGGATGTCATGGATGACCACGGGTTGTTCTGGCGGAATAGCCTCCTGGCCAGCGCGTTGACATCGGCGGGCGTGTCCAGCCAACTGGACGTTCACGTCCGGGAGTCCCTCGAGTCCGATCTGGCCGGCATCCTGAAGCATGCCATCCACCCCGTATACGCACCCGAAGATCATTTTGGATTGATCCTGGATTGTCTGGCCGGTGCCGGACTGTTGTTCACGTTCCGGACCGCCACCGACTCCGGATCCTTGGCGGTTGCCCTGGCGGCCACGTTCTGGCTCATCGGCCTTATCGTGCTTGACGTGCAGGCTCGTCGCCGCCGGATGCGACGCAACCTGGAATTGCCCCGCTTGGTTTCCCGCGGCGCACGATGGCTGTCCGAATGGGTGGAATGGGTTATTACAGATCCGCCGGAACGCAACAAGGCGTTCCGGCGGTCCGAATTCTATCGTCAACTTCCCTGGGTGCGCGCAAAATGACGCGCCCCGGAGCAGGACTCAGTTCATCTTGCCCTTCTGGACATCCGTGTTCAACTCGGCATTGAACTGTTCCAGGGCGCGACGGACGGCAGCCCGTTGCTGTTCCAGCATGTTGTCGGGCCGTGAACGTGCGTAGCGGCTGCGAACGGGATCCACGATGCGGGCTTCAATGGCAATGACCAATTCCTTCTGGGTGACCTGCCGCTGGGACTTACCAAACACGTAGCGCAGACCGAAAAACCAACCCGGAAGGTCCTTGAGCAAGGGAATGCCACTCCGTGAGATCGTCTCATCGGTGGAAAACAATCCGCCGATCACCGTCTGCTCGCCGTCCAGCAACACCACCTGGGTATTTGCGCTGCTCCGATCAATGACCGGCCCGGCTGCGGAGGGTCGACTGCCCGATTTCTCAACCTGGATGGCCAGGTGCAGGAAATCGACGGTCGGTGAGCCCAAGGTATCGGCCAGGGCTTCCGTGATGAGCGTCGGGGTCACATTCACGATGATCCCGGTCTTGAACAGCTCTGTGACCGTATTGCCGGAAAAGTCTCTCGTTTGGACGGGCACGTCTGAACCTATCTGGATGTCGCCGGCCACGCCGCTCTGCACGGTCACCGATGGACTGGCCACGGTCTCACCGAATCCCTGGGCTTCGGCCAGGCGGAACAGCCGGTTCAAATCGGAGAATTTGATTTCACTCGGACTCGTAATGATGTCCTCGAAACTGGAAAACAGTTTCTCGGTCTTCAGGGAGAAATTGACGCCACCGGCCGATGCATCGCCACTGGCAGATGCACCTCCTCCCCCACCGGCACCCGCTGAGGCACCACCGGACGTGCCTCCCGTGCTTCCGAAAATCAGGCTCCAGTCCATGCCCGATTCGCGTGCCTTGGTATGGTTGACTTCGAACAGGACGGCATTGATTTCAATCTGGCGGGAGTCCAGGTTCGCAAGGGACACGGACGTCGGAACCGCCCCCGCCGCACTGGCAACCGCACCCGAATCGCGGATTTGAGGCTGCACCGGGACCTCCTGGATCATGAAGTACCGTTCGGTCTCCCGGTATTGCAGGTTGTTGTATTTCAGGACGAGTTCCAGTGCATCCAGGAAATGCATGGTGGAGATCGAAATACCGATGGGCTGATTCCGCATTTCCACGTCAATTACTTCCTTGCCTGTGACCCGGCGAAAAATCGGATTCACGAACTCGACGAACGTATTGAACGGTGTCGACGGAAGGAATGACACCAGCTGATCCTCGGGGACGTACGTGCGGATCATCCGCTCGGCAGCATCCTGAGCGGCCGCGCGACCCGGAATGAGCAACGCAAGCAGGATCAAGGCAAATGAAAGCAGGTTGGCGGGCGTACGCATGATTCGTCAGTTTTTCTGTGTAGGTGCGATCTGGCTCGACCCGATCGCCTGGCGGAACCGCTCTCCGGTGTCCAGGACCAGGACGACTTCGTCGATGATGCCACCCTTGTTCAGCCGGGCGGTCACTCGTTCATTCATGGGATCGACTGAAATGATCTGTCCTAAATAGACCGATTCACCTGCCCCCACCGACACGAAGGAATCCTGCCACTTGAAGACAGCCTCGCCGTTCGCGATGAACACCAGCTCAGCCGATTCCACGTCGACCAGATTGTGGGTATTCGGGGGGATGAGTTCCAGGATATGCGGGTAGAACGGGTTTCCGGCCGGCTCCCGTGCCGGCAGAACCGAAAGAGGCACCTGCGGCAGATCCTGCGTGGGGTCAATGCTCTGGGCCAGCACGGGGAGGGCGTCTCCCTGCTCCGCTTCATCGGTCGCACTGAGCCCTGCCACTCCGCCGAAGTAGGATATCAGCGTGAAATCAAAGCTGACCATGACATCCATGACCGGCCGTTGGGTACGCGGATCGACCGTGCGGATATCGATATGGTTCAGCTTCAGATTGTCAATCCGGTACAATTGACGGGAATTTTCGATGGACCAGATCAGACTGTACAGATTCCTGAAATGTCCGCGTCCGGTGACATCGAAGGTGTAGGTGTTGTATTCCGCACCATTCGTCATGCCCTTGAACATGATGTCGAAGGGCTTGAAGCCGGTCCGGGTGTGTTCATTCAGGAAAGAAATCACTTCCTCCGAGCCCAGCGTACGCGGTACGACCTTGTACCGGGCATTCCACCGGGTTACCACCTCATTGGCAATGTCCTCGGACGCCGACATGTCCGACATAAGGGAGGTCAGTTCCGTCTGCTTCATCCGGGCCACTTTTTCAGCCTTCTCGAGGCGGTCCATTTCCGCGGGTTGCTGTACGAACGTGAGCCAAACGCCCCCGCCCGTGGCAATCAGCCAGCAGAACCCCAACACCAACAAATTCTGAATCATGTTCGACATGGTTCCGTCCTCAGATCTCTTTCTGGTTGTTCGCCTGCTCCCGCAAGTACAGGGCTGCTTCGGGCAGCTTGCGCTCCACTTCCAGCTGCATGACGAAAGTGTATACCGGGCGCTCCCTGATTTCCGAGAACGTAAGGCTTTCAATTTGACCATCGACCGATGCGGCAAGGGCGACAATCTGCTCGCGACTCGTCGCGTTGCCGGTCAGCTGCAATTTCCCGTCCGACTCCGACCATTGCTCCACCCAGACGCCGGAGACCGTAGACAATTCGACAGACAGACGCTCCAGGGTCCGCGACCAGCGATCGCTGCCCACCAGCAGGGAATCCAACACGTCGAGGGCGCCGACAAATCCCTGTGAACGGGCCTGCAGGCTGTCGATCCGGTACTCCAGATCATCCAGATTCGCCGAGATGACATCCTCCGGATAGTTCTTCAGCTCATGCTGGAACCGGGCCATGTCCTGGCTCTGGTCAAAGTATCGGGCAACGAAGAAAAGGGTCGAGCCGAACAGCAGGACGAACATGGCCGCAATGGGCCACGAAATGGGCAACTCAAAGCCCTTCCCTGCGAATTTGTGATCCAGGAAGTCCACCGGATGGAAAACGCCTGCGAACGGGCCATGCTTGACCAGACGAAGGGTTCCCAGCACGCCCAGCAACGCCTCCCGTCGCAGGGGTTTGCCTTCTTGTTCGGAGGTCGCGGAGCGTCCGGGCAACAGGCTGCGCAACAACCGGATGTCAGCCGTTTCGAAGAACGTGGAAAAACTCTCATGCAGCGGTTCTTCACGGTCATCGCTGAACAGGAAGATGGTCTCGGCATCACTCCGGCCGAGTTCGTCCTGCAGCAGCAGGACGCGACTGCAAATGGTTTCCGGCGGATCGAAGGCCGTGATGGACCGCAGGTTCTCGACGTGCAGAAGGGCGCCGCCGCTCACGAACATGACGAG
This genomic stretch from Rhodothermales bacterium harbors:
- a CDS encoding lysophospholipid acyltransferase family protein; amino-acid sequence: MERNQRTDVLALPKGKSGSVPFPSEHYPSTIEAMGSRLFFFWCAIWASLMTVVSAVGSITHQALSKNKGVFRLWSRFWSRSMFVGMGIRVHSEVRSALDPDRAYVFVCNHQVAIDIPVVSLAIPCPFGWVAKAELARTPFLGPAVRASPSVFIDRSHPKKSIESMRLAGQRIRNGLSVIIFPEGARSHGPELAAFKRGAFQLAVEAGVPIVPVTILNAWQVFNEKTRSARPGRVHVVVGEPIFLDDSGRKQLEALSSRVRAAMQHELEVWNRAHPSRSLTGSDQQPARP
- a CDS encoding type II and III secretion system protein produces the protein MRTPANLLSFALILLALLIPGRAAAQDAAERMIRTYVPEDQLVSFLPSTPFNTFVEFVNPIFRRVTGKEVIDVEMRNQPIGISISTMHFLDALELVLKYNNLQYRETERYFMIQEVPVQPQIRDSGAVASAAGAVPTSVSLANLDSRQIEINAVLFEVNHTKARESGMDWSLIFGSTGGTSGGASAGAGGGGGASASGDASAGGVNFSLKTEKLFSSFEDIITSPSEIKFSDLNRLFRLAEAQGFGETVASPSVTVQSGVAGDIQIGSDVPVQTRDFSGNTVTELFKTGIIVNVTPTLITEALADTLGSPTVDFLHLAIQVEKSGSRPSAAGPVIDRSSANTQVVLLDGEQTVIGGLFSTDETISRSGIPLLKDLPGWFFGLRYVFGKSQRQVTQKELVIAIEARIVDPVRSRYARSRPDNMLEQQRAAVRRALEQFNAELNTDVQKGKMN